In Paraburkholderia phenazinium, the following are encoded in one genomic region:
- a CDS encoding NAD(P)H-dependent flavin oxidoreductase codes for MALPAVLQQLALPVVASPMFIVSYPDLVLAQCKAGIVGSFPALNARPAELLDEWLTQIQASLAEHKAAHPDAVIGPIAVNQIVHQSNARLEHDVRVCVEHKVPIFITSLRAPAREIVDAVHSYGGIVLHDVINIRHAQKALEAGVDGLILVAAGAGGHAGTTSPFALVGEVRKIFDGPIILSGAIANGGSILAAQAMGADLAYMGTRFIATQEAHAVESYKHAIVNSSASDIIYTNLFTGVHGNYIRESILNAGLDPDALPESDKTAMNFASDKAKAWKDIWGAGQGVGLMDDVPSVAELVERLKKEYNEAKARLGIAR; via the coding sequence ATGGCATTGCCCGCCGTCCTGCAGCAGCTCGCGCTGCCCGTTGTTGCCTCGCCGATGTTCATCGTCAGCTATCCGGACCTCGTACTGGCCCAGTGCAAGGCCGGTATCGTCGGCTCGTTCCCCGCGCTCAATGCGCGGCCGGCGGAGCTGCTCGACGAATGGCTCACGCAGATCCAGGCATCGCTCGCCGAACACAAGGCCGCCCATCCGGATGCGGTGATCGGCCCGATCGCCGTCAACCAGATCGTTCATCAGTCGAATGCGCGGCTCGAGCATGACGTGCGGGTGTGCGTCGAACACAAGGTGCCGATTTTCATCACCAGCCTGCGCGCGCCGGCCAGGGAGATCGTCGACGCGGTCCACAGCTACGGCGGCATCGTGCTGCACGACGTGATCAACATCCGTCATGCTCAGAAGGCGCTGGAAGCGGGTGTGGACGGGCTGATCCTGGTGGCGGCCGGCGCGGGCGGCCATGCCGGCACGACCTCGCCGTTCGCGCTGGTCGGCGAAGTGCGGAAGATTTTCGACGGCCCGATCATTCTGTCCGGCGCGATTGCCAACGGCGGCTCGATCCTCGCTGCGCAGGCGATGGGCGCGGACCTCGCGTACATGGGCACGCGTTTTATCGCGACCCAGGAAGCGCACGCGGTGGAAAGCTACAAGCACGCAATCGTCAACTCGAGCGCCTCGGACATCATCTACACGAACCTGTTCACGGGCGTGCACGGCAACTACATCCGCGAAAGCATCCTCAACGCCGGGCTAGACCCGGATGCGCTGCCGGAATCGGACAAGACCGCAATGAACTTCGCCAGCGACAAGGCCAAGGCGTGGAAAGACATCTGGGGCGCAGGCCAGGGCGTGGGCCTGATGGACGACGTGCCGAGCGTCGCCGAACTGGTCGAGCGTCTGAAGAAGGAATACAACGAAGCGAAGGCGCGGCTCGGGATCGCACGCTGA
- the tnpC gene encoding IS66 family transposase — translation MSNGADLPDDVELLKALLVEARSLLAERDVEIEQLKAQIDKLRRMQFGRKSEQLQRQIETLETQLEDLAAGRGVADVERAQARGANASSSNATMDEAASRQALAAHLARVDHVLEPESSCPDCGQQMQVLGEDVSEQLARVAAAFKVVRTIRRKFVCPCCSTIRQPPMPGLPIERSIAHPSLLADILVSKYADHQPLYRQSAIAARDGVTLDRASMGRWVGQCEALCAPLIEALRRYTVSAAKLHADDTPIPVLSPGNRKTRTGRLWVYVRDDRRSGSTQPAAVWFAYSPNRQGIHPQTHLAGFRGTLQADAYAGFDELFLGGSVLEAACHAHARRKFYDIHVRTPSDTTQKALEYIGALYDIEASIRGKPAAERLQIRQEKARPLLQIYEAWLKARLETLSSKSDTAKAINYSLNQWRALTLYCEDGTLEIDNNIAENALRCVSLGRKNFLFAGSDSGGERAAAMYSLIGTCALNDIDPRAYLNYVLAHIADHKINRIDELLPWRVADKLHTPASPPTPAT, via the coding sequence ATGTCGAACGGCGCCGATCTTCCAGACGATGTCGAATTGTTGAAGGCCTTGCTGGTCGAGGCCCGTAGTCTGCTTGCTGAACGCGATGTCGAGATCGAGCAGCTTAAGGCGCAGATCGACAAACTTCGACGCATGCAGTTCGGCCGCAAGTCCGAACAGTTGCAGCGGCAGATCGAGACCCTCGAGACCCAACTCGAGGATCTGGCCGCCGGACGCGGCGTTGCAGACGTGGAGCGAGCGCAAGCTCGAGGCGCAAACGCTTCCTCCTCCAATGCAACGATGGACGAAGCGGCTTCGAGGCAAGCGCTGGCTGCGCACCTCGCGCGTGTGGATCATGTGCTCGAGCCCGAATCGAGTTGCCCGGACTGCGGTCAACAGATGCAGGTGCTCGGTGAGGACGTGTCCGAGCAACTCGCCCGGGTCGCAGCGGCGTTCAAAGTCGTTCGCACGATCCGGCGCAAATTCGTTTGCCCATGCTGCAGCACCATCAGGCAGCCACCCATGCCCGGCCTTCCGATCGAGCGGAGCATCGCCCATCCAAGCTTGCTGGCGGATATCCTCGTTTCGAAATACGCAGACCACCAGCCGTTGTATCGGCAATCGGCGATCGCGGCGCGCGACGGCGTGACGCTCGACCGGGCCAGCATGGGTCGCTGGGTCGGCCAATGCGAAGCGTTGTGCGCGCCGCTGATTGAGGCGCTGCGCCGCTATACGGTGTCGGCCGCCAAGCTGCATGCGGACGACACACCGATCCCGGTGCTCTCACCGGGCAACAGGAAGACCCGCACCGGTCGGCTATGGGTCTATGTGCGCGACGATCGTCGCTCGGGGTCGACGCAACCCGCTGCGGTATGGTTCGCATACTCGCCGAACAGACAGGGCATCCACCCTCAGACTCATCTCGCCGGCTTCAGGGGGACCCTGCAAGCGGACGCTTACGCGGGCTTCGATGAGCTGTTCCTGGGTGGCTCTGTACTGGAAGCGGCATGTCATGCTCACGCGAGGAGAAAGTTCTACGACATCCACGTGCGCACGCCGTCCGACACGACGCAAAAAGCGCTTGAATACATTGGCGCGCTATACGACATCGAGGCCTCCATTCGCGGCAAGCCTGCGGCCGAACGGCTACAAATACGGCAGGAGAAAGCCAGGCCACTGCTTCAAATCTATGAAGCGTGGCTCAAGGCCAGGCTCGAAACATTGTCGTCGAAGTCCGACACTGCCAAGGCGATCAACTACTCGCTTAACCAGTGGCGCGCCCTGACGCTATATTGCGAAGACGGCACGCTCGAGATCGACAATAACATCGCGGAAAACGCGTTGCGTTGTGTAAGCCTGGGTCGGAAGAATTTCCTGTTTGCCGGTTCCGACAGCGGTGGTGAACGTGCTGCTGCGATGTACTCATTGATTGGCACGTGCGCCCTCAACGACATTGATCCGCGCGCTTACCTGAACTATGTGCTAGCTCACATCGCTGACCATAAAATCAATCGCATCGACGAGCTTCTGCCGTGGCGCGTGGCCGACAAGCTGCACACGCCAGCCAGTCCGCCGACACCCGCTACCTGA
- a CDS encoding RHS repeat-associated core domain-containing protein, with the protein MCATNAVTTRPSDCERCRAAAVPLYYYRNRYYSPQTGRFISEDPIG; encoded by the coding sequence GTGTGTGCAACAAATGCAGTTACGACGCGCCCGTCCGACTGTGAACGATGTCGTGCCGCTGCAGTACCGTTGTACTACTATCGCAACCGGTATTACAGTCCGCAAACCGGGCGGTTCATCAGCGAGGATCCGATCGGCTGA
- a CDS encoding LysR family transcriptional regulator — MDTLVSMKVFRHVVEVGSFVGAAERMEMSAAMASKHVMHLEQQLGARLLNRTTRRVAPTEAGREYYERLSQVLTELDEAEQAVGAASVVPQGRLRVSSLSAFGLSRVMSAVADYAAQYPQVTVEITLSDRVVELIDEGFDVAIRASPSGLKSSSLIARQIATAHLVLCASPDYLRRHGTPTRIADLSRHNYLQYAGVAAPELGPSGAEGGPRVRLSGNLIVNHLEAQRVIVLQGAGIAMLGTEVIGDDLAAGRLVPLLVDQVPPRELPIHVVYASRRHLSAKVRSFVDFLAERFADETLWPSLEQIKALAVS, encoded by the coding sequence ATGGATACCTTGGTCAGCATGAAAGTGTTTCGCCACGTCGTCGAAGTGGGGAGCTTCGTCGGCGCGGCCGAGCGCATGGAGATGTCCGCGGCGATGGCGAGCAAGCACGTGATGCATCTGGAGCAGCAGCTCGGTGCGCGGCTCCTGAACCGCACCACCCGGCGCGTCGCGCCCACCGAGGCGGGTCGTGAGTATTACGAACGGCTGAGCCAGGTGCTGACCGAACTCGACGAAGCGGAACAGGCGGTCGGCGCCGCGAGCGTCGTGCCGCAGGGGAGGCTGCGGGTGTCGTCGCTGTCGGCGTTTGGCCTGAGCCGTGTGATGAGCGCGGTGGCCGACTACGCGGCGCAGTATCCGCAGGTCACGGTGGAAATCACGTTGTCCGATCGCGTTGTCGAACTGATCGACGAGGGGTTCGACGTCGCGATTCGCGCCTCGCCGTCGGGCTTGAAGTCGTCGTCGCTGATTGCGCGGCAGATTGCGACGGCGCACCTGGTGCTGTGCGCGTCGCCCGACTACTTGCGCCGCCATGGCACGCCCACCCGCATTGCCGATCTGTCGCGCCACAATTATCTGCAGTACGCGGGCGTCGCTGCGCCGGAACTCGGCCCTTCAGGCGCGGAAGGCGGGCCGCGTGTGCGGCTGTCCGGCAACCTGATCGTCAATCACCTGGAGGCGCAACGGGTCATCGTGCTGCAAGGCGCCGGGATTGCGATGCTTGGCACGGAAGTGATCGGCGACGATCTCGCCGCGGGCCGGCTGGTGCCGCTGCTCGTCGACCAGGTGCCGCCGCGCGAGTTGCCGATTCATGTCGTGTATGCGAGCCGGCGTCACCTGTCGGCGAAGGTACGCTCGTTCGTCGATTTTCTGGCTGAGCGATTCGCAGACGAGACGTTGTGGCCGTCGCTCGAGCAGATCAAGGCGCTGGCAGTGAGCTAG
- a CDS encoding EAL domain-containing protein, translated as MPLRSSPRYGAPSIEDLIARRDLSAVFQPIVDFDDGAILGYEGLIRGPAGSPLETPFALFAQANAEGCVIALERAAARTCIEAFARLACEGQLFLNFSAGALRQIADASDDTLAVLRHAGIEPGRIVIELTEQSAIPDVGSFLPVLATLRTAGAQFALDDYGTANASMNLWVRLQPDVVKIDRFFIHDIASDPLKFEAVRAMQHFANASGAKLVAEGIENEADLIVVRDMGIGCGQGYFFGRPNAQPARMVADDARQAIRAGHIAVFPETTRSGGASPSGGMASAKMLVHAPALQRHATNNDVLELFNRLPDLHAVAVVEHDEPVALINRRSFMDRYALPYHRELFGKRPCLLFANASPVIIEKSMTVEQMAKLLASDDQRYLADGFVITDNGKYAGLGTGEKLVRAVTEVRIEAARYANPLTFLPGNIPISSHISRLLGNDAGFYACYVDLNHFKPFNDQYGYWQGDEVLKFAAAVLADVCDPTRDFLGHVGGDDFLILFQSDDWQERVLRAIHVFNEGAQRFYAPDDRLAGGIHGEDRRGNPTFFGFVTMAIGCVHVESDGGPTLYSSEEIASVAALAKRRAKQDVSGFVLIEADESAALLKGHAEPPQLAS; from the coding sequence ATGCCACTTCGCTCGTCCCCTCGATACGGAGCGCCCAGCATCGAGGATTTGATCGCCCGGCGTGATTTGTCCGCCGTATTCCAACCCATTGTCGATTTCGACGACGGAGCGATTCTCGGCTATGAGGGGCTGATTCGCGGACCGGCGGGCTCTCCGCTCGAGACTCCCTTCGCTCTGTTCGCCCAGGCGAACGCCGAGGGTTGCGTCATTGCGCTGGAGCGGGCTGCCGCGCGCACCTGCATCGAGGCCTTCGCGCGCCTCGCGTGCGAGGGCCAGCTGTTCCTCAACTTCAGCGCGGGCGCGCTGCGGCAAATCGCGGATGCCTCGGATGACACGCTCGCCGTACTGCGGCACGCCGGCATCGAACCCGGGCGGATCGTGATCGAGTTGACCGAGCAAAGCGCGATTCCCGACGTCGGCAGCTTCCTGCCGGTGCTCGCGACGCTGCGCACCGCCGGCGCGCAATTCGCCCTGGACGACTACGGCACCGCGAACGCCAGCATGAACCTGTGGGTGCGGCTGCAACCGGACGTCGTGAAGATCGACCGCTTCTTTATTCACGACATCGCGAGCGACCCGCTGAAGTTCGAAGCCGTGCGCGCGATGCAGCACTTCGCCAACGCGAGCGGCGCGAAACTCGTGGCGGAAGGGATCGAAAACGAAGCGGACCTGATCGTCGTGCGCGACATGGGGATTGGCTGCGGGCAAGGCTATTTCTTCGGCCGCCCCAACGCGCAGCCCGCGCGCATGGTCGCCGACGACGCACGCCAGGCGATCCGCGCCGGCCATATCGCGGTGTTCCCGGAAACCACCCGCTCGGGCGGCGCTTCGCCGTCGGGCGGCATGGCCTCCGCGAAGATGCTGGTGCATGCGCCGGCCTTGCAGCGCCACGCCACCAACAACGACGTGCTCGAACTGTTCAACCGCTTGCCCGACCTGCACGCGGTGGCTGTGGTCGAACACGACGAGCCGGTCGCGCTGATCAACCGGCGCAGCTTCATGGACCGCTATGCCCTGCCGTATCACCGCGAGCTGTTCGGTAAGCGGCCCTGCCTGCTGTTTGCGAATGCGTCGCCGGTGATCATCGAAAAATCGATGACCGTCGAGCAGATGGCCAAGCTGCTAGCCAGCGACGACCAGCGCTACCTGGCGGATGGTTTCGTGATCACCGACAACGGCAAATATGCGGGCCTCGGCACCGGCGAGAAACTCGTGCGCGCGGTCACGGAGGTACGCATCGAAGCGGCGCGCTACGCGAATCCGCTGACCTTCCTGCCCGGCAACATTCCGATCAGTTCGCACATCTCGCGCCTGCTCGGCAACGACGCCGGGTTCTACGCCTGCTACGTCGATCTGAATCACTTCAAGCCCTTCAACGACCAGTACGGCTACTGGCAAGGCGACGAAGTCCTCAAATTCGCGGCGGCGGTGCTCGCCGACGTGTGCGATCCGACGCGCGACTTCCTTGGCCACGTGGGCGGCGACGATTTCCTGATCCTGTTCCAGAGCGACGACTGGCAGGAGCGTGTACTGCGTGCGATTCATGTGTTCAACGAAGGCGCACAACGCTTCTACGCGCCCGACGACCGCCTGGCCGGCGGCATTCACGGTGAAGACCGGCGCGGCAATCCGACCTTCTTCGGCTTTGTCACGATGGCGATTGGCTGCGTGCACGTCGAATCCGACGGCGGTCCGACGCTGTATAGCAGCGAGGAAATTGCGTCGGTGGCCGCGCTGGCCAAGCGGCGGGCGAAGCAGGACGTGTCGGGCTTTGTGCTGATCGAGGCGGATGAGAGCGCGGCTTTGTTGAAAGGGCACGCGGAGCCGCCACAGTTGGCGAGTTAG
- the tnpB gene encoding IS66 family insertion sequence element accessory protein TnpB (TnpB, as the term is used for proteins encoded by IS66 family insertion elements, is considered an accessory protein, since TnpC, encoded by a neighboring gene, is a DDE family transposase.) has translation MISLPVGTRIWIAAGVTDMRCGFQGLAAKVQTALEENPLGGNVYIFRGRRGDLVKILWATEDGIWLLAKRLERGRFIWPQADGGKVHLSSAQLSMLLEGIDWRQPRRTAALSML, from the coding sequence ATGATCTCTCTGCCGGTTGGTACGCGCATCTGGATCGCTGCAGGCGTGACCGATATGCGATGTGGGTTCCAGGGACTGGCCGCAAAGGTACAAACGGCGCTTGAAGAGAATCCGCTGGGAGGCAACGTCTACATCTTCCGGGGCCGCCGGGGCGACCTCGTAAAAATCCTCTGGGCAACGGAGGACGGAATCTGGCTTCTCGCGAAGCGGCTTGAGCGGGGCCGTTTTATCTGGCCCCAGGCCGACGGCGGGAAGGTCCATCTGAGTTCAGCACAACTGTCAATGCTTCTCGAGGGCATCGATTGGCGACAGCCCCGTCGTACCGCCGCGTTATCGATGTTGTAA
- a CDS encoding Imm50 family immunity protein has protein sequence MTYDIGYHVYQRSDGSYVYGFEVARESSEGWFGSGASPLDFEGPRHGAEARVRELIEQQIECLPEHYESERFNRHQETDESVVTDGWLIRRIYGYWPAFHDAQLLEVSLRRYALGDKQQADMEMCIHHGGQDNPEWNGENLHCKLTFQLKDVAGDEFSTEEVNVPNWINDMRFSRRDDGRIDVDVEPSAGLPIFLHCAVVRLVSVEPYTGKEFI, from the coding sequence TTGACTTACGACATTGGATATCACGTCTATCAGCGTAGCGACGGTTCGTATGTATACGGCTTTGAGGTCGCGCGGGAATCAAGCGAAGGCTGGTTCGGCAGTGGTGCGAGCCCATTAGACTTCGAAGGTCCGCGACACGGGGCAGAAGCGCGCGTGCGGGAGCTGATCGAACAACAAATCGAGTGTCTGCCTGAGCACTACGAATCGGAGCGATTCAATCGCCACCAGGAGACTGACGAAAGTGTAGTCACGGACGGGTGGCTGATTCGCCGTATCTACGGGTATTGGCCTGCGTTTCACGACGCGCAGTTGCTGGAGGTATCGCTACGTCGCTACGCCTTGGGTGACAAGCAGCAAGCCGATATGGAGATGTGCATTCATCATGGCGGCCAAGACAACCCGGAGTGGAACGGCGAAAACTTGCATTGCAAACTCACATTTCAGCTCAAGGACGTAGCGGGGGACGAATTTTCAACGGAAGAAGTGAACGTTCCAAACTGGATAAATGACATGCGATTCAGCAGGCGCGACGATGGTCGAATTGATGTCGACGTCGAACCTTCCGCGGGCCTCCCCATCTTCTTGCATTGCGCTGTTGTGCGATTGGTGTCGGTAGAGCCATATACGGGCAAAGAGTTCATCTAA
- the tnpA gene encoding IS66-like element accessory protein TnpA produces the protein MSIIFDLMDTTLSESPEKKHGSRAGRPNYPRELRDRLAAAACEPGVSVARLARENGINANMLYTWRRRYLAEQQAPSTSLLPVVLLSDALTQVVASSSGVPQAPDMKPASPGGTIEIRIGRAMVKVDGLVDADMLRTVLGSLRS, from the coding sequence ATGTCCATCATTTTCGATTTGATGGACACCACTTTGTCAGAGTCTCCAGAGAAGAAGCATGGAAGTCGAGCAGGCCGTCCGAATTACCCACGGGAGCTTCGGGACCGGCTGGCGGCAGCAGCGTGTGAGCCGGGCGTCTCGGTCGCGAGACTGGCCCGTGAGAATGGCATCAACGCGAACATGCTGTACACCTGGCGGCGGCGATATCTCGCCGAGCAGCAAGCTCCGTCTACCAGCCTCCTCCCGGTCGTACTGCTGAGTGACGCGCTGACGCAGGTCGTTGCGTCATCTTCGGGGGTTCCGCAAGCGCCAGATATGAAGCCGGCGTCTCCTGGGGGCACGATCGAGATCCGCATCGGCCGTGCGATGGTTAAGGTAGACGGCCTGGTCGACGCTGACATGCTGCGTACCGTGCTGGGCAGTCTGCGATCATGA
- a CDS encoding porin — MNTNYRRALKTTLKASVVAGLLAGASTAFAQSSVQLYGQVDEWVGVQKFPDGKSAAEVSGGGMSTSYWGMKGAEDLGGGYKAIFTLEGFFLAQNGQYGRFTGDTMFSRNAYVGIESPYGTVTAGRLTTPLFVSTILFNPFVDSYEFSPMVWHTYLGLGTFPTYTTDQGVVGDSGWNNAVEYSSPNFNGLSANVMYALGNTAGDNGAKKWSAQFLYFHGPFALTGVYQYVNFNNNPGDLTGLAQSVGLPDMKSQSVAQFGATFDLKFIKFYGQYMYTYNDQTTGSWHVNTAQGGVTVPAGPGTIMASYAYSRDGSGLDQTRETAALGYDYPLSKRTDVYAAYMYDHYTSQTSGNTYGVGIRTKF; from the coding sequence ATGAATACAAACTACCGCCGTGCGCTCAAAACAACTCTCAAGGCCAGCGTGGTCGCCGGCCTTCTGGCGGGTGCATCGACGGCGTTCGCACAATCGAGCGTGCAACTGTACGGTCAGGTCGACGAATGGGTCGGCGTGCAGAAATTCCCGGACGGCAAAAGCGCAGCGGAGGTGTCCGGCGGCGGTATGTCGACGTCCTACTGGGGTATGAAGGGAGCGGAGGATCTGGGCGGCGGCTACAAGGCGATCTTCACGCTCGAAGGCTTCTTCCTGGCGCAGAACGGCCAGTACGGCCGCTTCACGGGCGATACGATGTTCTCGCGTAACGCCTATGTGGGTATCGAATCGCCATACGGCACGGTGACGGCCGGACGCCTGACGACGCCGCTGTTCGTGTCGACCATCCTGTTCAACCCGTTCGTCGACTCGTACGAATTCTCGCCGATGGTATGGCACACGTACCTCGGCCTCGGCACGTTCCCGACCTACACGACCGATCAGGGCGTGGTCGGCGATTCGGGCTGGAACAACGCGGTGGAGTATTCGTCGCCGAACTTCAATGGCTTGAGCGCCAACGTGATGTACGCGCTCGGCAATACGGCCGGGGATAACGGCGCGAAGAAGTGGAGCGCCCAGTTCCTGTACTTCCATGGCCCGTTCGCCTTGACCGGTGTGTACCAGTACGTGAACTTCAACAACAATCCGGGCGACCTCACCGGCCTCGCGCAGAGCGTCGGCCTGCCGGACATGAAGAGCCAGAGCGTGGCCCAGTTCGGCGCCACCTTCGACCTGAAGTTCATCAAGTTCTACGGTCAGTACATGTACACGTACAACGACCAGACCACGGGCAGCTGGCATGTGAACACCGCCCAGGGCGGCGTCACGGTGCCGGCCGGCCCCGGCACGATCATGGCTTCGTACGCGTACTCGCGCGACGGCAGCGGCCTGGACCAGACGCGTGAGACGGCGGCGCTCGGCTACGACTATCCGCTCTCCAAGCGCACGGACGTCTACGCGGCTTATATGTACGACCACTACACCAGCCAGACCTCGGGCAACACGTACGGCGTGGGTATCCGCACGAAGTTCTGA
- a CDS encoding bile acid:sodium symporter family protein, translated as MARPKLLPDNFTLCLVCTVVLASLLPVHGQAAVGFNWLTNIAVGLLFFLHGAKLSREAIVAGATHWRLHLVVLLSTFALFPLLGLALKPLLSPLVTPALYAGVLFLCTLPSTVQSSIAFTSIAKGNVPAAVCSASASSLLGIFITPALVSLVVTNQAAGGTSAWHTVWNIVLQLLVPFVAGQLLRPVIGKWIERNRGVLKFVDQGSILLVVYGAFSEAVNEGLWRHTSLGALGGLVLINVVLLALALTVTMFTSKRLGFNRADQITIIFCGSKKSLAAGVPMAKVIFASHAVGAVVLPLMLFHQIQLMVCAALAQRWGARDTSGESHAAAEERPAAAVARR; from the coding sequence ATGGCTCGCCCGAAACTGCTTCCCGATAACTTCACGTTGTGCCTTGTCTGCACGGTGGTCCTCGCCAGCCTGCTGCCGGTGCATGGGCAGGCGGCCGTCGGCTTCAACTGGTTGACGAATATCGCCGTCGGCCTGCTGTTTTTCCTGCACGGCGCCAAGCTTTCGCGCGAAGCGATCGTGGCGGGCGCGACGCACTGGCGCCTGCATCTCGTCGTTCTGCTGAGCACGTTTGCGCTGTTTCCACTGCTCGGGCTCGCGCTCAAACCGCTGCTTTCGCCCCTTGTCACGCCTGCGCTCTACGCCGGCGTCCTCTTCCTCTGTACGCTGCCATCGACGGTCCAGTCGTCCATCGCGTTCACTTCGATTGCCAAAGGCAACGTGCCTGCCGCCGTCTGCAGCGCGTCGGCGTCGAGCCTGCTCGGCATCTTCATCACGCCGGCGCTCGTCAGTCTGGTGGTCACGAATCAGGCAGCCGGCGGCACGTCCGCCTGGCATACCGTCTGGAACATCGTGCTGCAGTTGCTGGTGCCGTTCGTGGCCGGACAGTTGTTGCGGCCGGTGATCGGCAAATGGATCGAACGCAACCGCGGCGTGCTGAAGTTCGTGGACCAGGGCTCGATCCTGCTCGTGGTGTACGGCGCGTTCAGCGAAGCCGTCAACGAGGGCCTGTGGCGTCATACGTCGCTTGGCGCGCTGGGCGGTCTGGTGTTGATCAATGTCGTGTTGCTGGCGCTCGCGCTGACCGTCACGATGTTCACCAGCAAGCGGCTCGGCTTCAACCGCGCGGACCAGATCACCATCATCTTCTGCGGCTCGAAGAAGAGCCTCGCCGCCGGCGTGCCCATGGCGAAGGTCATCTTCGCCTCGCACGCGGTGGGAGCTGTCGTACTGCCGCTGATGCTGTTTCATCAGATCCAGCTGATGGTGTGCGCCGCGCTCGCGCAACGCTGGGGCGCGCGCGACACCAGTGGCGAAAGCCACGCCGCCGCAGAGGAACGCCCCGCGGCTGCGGTTGCGCGCCGCTAG